A single genomic interval of Aureliella helgolandensis harbors:
- a CDS encoding type II secretion system protein, with amino-acid sequence MPNNDSPRIRRGGFTLVELMLALSLVVVATALIGSLMQMYARNFASRGADIRRQQLARSILTMMADDIRSVVMEQEYDTSVLEQLVGASGGGSATTTGAETSELDSGTAGLDSSSTTTVTSVTSDSDTLGATISTAMPPGIYGDQYSLMIDVSRIPRPDEYTPQQASITDSIIADVPGDMKTVTYYVQEATAQGVDDAMANFSRDVTSASAASLSQGFSSGLVRRQLDRGVIAYAEEMGDTQSLYRTGDLVAPEVLMLEFAYYDGTQWLTEWDSSTQSLPWLIQITLAMQSESGSQTAVLPAGTSVSTLTQTDRETYGINIYELVVAIPGAQLKPADTASLDAASGMSSMGL; translated from the coding sequence ATGCCCAATAACGATTCCCCCAGAATACGACGAGGTGGTTTTACGCTGGTCGAACTGATGCTCGCCCTCTCGTTAGTGGTCGTTGCCACGGCACTCATTGGCAGCTTGATGCAAATGTATGCTCGCAATTTCGCCAGTCGCGGGGCCGATATTCGCCGCCAGCAACTGGCGCGGAGCATCCTCACCATGATGGCGGATGATATCCGCAGCGTGGTGATGGAACAGGAGTACGACACCTCAGTCCTGGAGCAGCTCGTCGGTGCCTCAGGTGGCGGAAGTGCCACGACAACCGGTGCTGAAACTTCCGAGCTCGATAGCGGTACTGCAGGCCTCGACTCCTCAAGCACGACCACTGTCACCAGCGTCACGAGCGACTCAGACACCCTCGGCGCAACGATTTCAACGGCCATGCCACCAGGCATCTATGGAGACCAATATTCATTGATGATTGATGTGAGCCGTATTCCGCGCCCCGACGAATACACTCCCCAACAGGCTTCGATTACCGATAGCATTATCGCTGACGTGCCGGGAGACATGAAGACGGTAACCTACTACGTCCAGGAGGCGACAGCCCAGGGTGTCGACGATGCCATGGCCAACTTCTCCCGAGATGTTACATCCGCGAGTGCCGCCAGCCTCAGCCAAGGATTTTCATCGGGTCTTGTCCGACGGCAACTCGATCGCGGAGTGATCGCCTATGCCGAGGAAATGGGAGATACCCAGAGTTTGTATCGCACGGGCGACCTCGTTGCGCCTGAAGTGTTGATGCTTGAATTCGCCTACTACGACGGCACTCAATGGCTGACCGAATGGGACTCCTCCACCCAATCGCTCCCTTGGTTGATTCAAATCACACTAGCCATGCAATCGGAATCGGGGAGTCAGACTGCCGTTCTACCCGCTGGGACTTCGGTCAGTACGCTGACACAGACTGATCGCGAGACTTATGGAATCAACATTTACGAGTTGGTGGTGGCCATTCCTGGAGCACAACTGAAACCAGCCGATACCGCCTCTCTGGACGCGGCCTCGGGGATGAGTTCGATGGGGCTATGA
- a CDS encoding type IV pilus modification PilV family protein: protein MRNVSTSFQRRSATSDSTAPRSGLSLLEVVLALTILAIASAYISQGMRIATQNALKAQRITQAEMVAESVMNQVIAGVIPAQPVTWTDYLSPSGMSLAAQQGWMYQILSVPSEVTGMVGIQVAVQYADPNSGGFNESSYDLSVNRWMIDPTLGLDTPPEEELEEEMSSSSSSSSSSAASSSNAASAGSSATSGTSSAAGAATAGGRGGN, encoded by the coding sequence ATGCGCAACGTCTCAACCTCTTTCCAGCGACGCTCGGCTACGAGCGATTCTACCGCTCCACGCAGCGGCTTGTCGCTCTTGGAAGTCGTACTGGCATTGACCATCTTGGCGATTGCATCGGCCTATATTTCCCAGGGAATGCGGATCGCCACACAGAACGCCCTCAAGGCACAAAGAATCACTCAAGCCGAAATGGTCGCTGAGAGTGTCATGAACCAAGTGATCGCGGGCGTCATTCCAGCGCAGCCAGTGACTTGGACCGATTACCTTTCCCCAAGCGGCATGTCACTCGCCGCGCAACAGGGGTGGATGTACCAAATCCTCAGCGTTCCCAGTGAAGTCACGGGAATGGTGGGAATTCAAGTTGCCGTACAGTATGCCGATCCGAATAGCGGAGGTTTTAACGAGTCCTCCTATGACCTGTCCGTCAATCGCTGGATGATCGATCCCACCCTAGGACTCGACACTCCTCCCGAAGAAGAACTCGAGGAGGAGATGAGCAGCTCTTCTTCGAGCAGCTCGAGCAGTGCAGCCAGCTCGAGCAACGCAGCCAGTGCGGGCAGTTCTGCGACGAGCGGCACTTCCTCCGCAGCTGGTGCCGCCACAGCCGGTGGGCGGGGAGGTAACTAA
- a CDS encoding pilus assembly FimT family protein — MIASTPTRASQRTQRSGFTLLELMLVLAIIAAIGAIVTPSLGAMWERSKLRGATDALRLRWDQARLEAMRTGQNQVFECEPGTGNFSVKPLVLQADTTTAGTGATLLSGGALVETQDNGFMTSADTEEFQGETLEETITFVQCLVVGDMRAYSITQESLSGGSGVNDLNTSNIGQRVIFYADGSTSTAEVQIKNSRGDVKAVQMRGLTGHTRSIEVSNVASGDEAQ; from the coding sequence ATGATCGCATCGACTCCAACCCGTGCTTCGCAGCGTACCCAACGTTCAGGGTTCACGCTGCTTGAGTTGATGCTTGTGCTAGCGATTATCGCCGCGATCGGGGCCATAGTGACTCCCTCCCTGGGAGCCATGTGGGAACGCAGCAAACTGCGGGGTGCCACCGATGCACTCCGCTTGCGGTGGGACCAAGCTCGCTTGGAAGCCATGCGGACCGGCCAAAACCAAGTCTTCGAGTGCGAGCCGGGAACTGGGAACTTCAGTGTCAAACCACTTGTTCTCCAAGCCGACACGACCACCGCGGGTACGGGCGCTACGCTACTCAGTGGCGGAGCATTGGTCGAAACGCAAGACAACGGTTTTATGACGAGTGCCGACACGGAAGAATTCCAAGGTGAAACACTCGAAGAAACGATTACCTTCGTTCAATGCCTGGTCGTCGGTGACATGCGTGCCTATTCGATAACGCAGGAGTCGCTCTCCGGCGGCAGTGGCGTGAACGACCTTAACACGAGCAACATCGGACAGAGGGTAATCTTCTATGCTGATGGCAGCACCAGCACCGCCGAAGTGCAGATCAAGAACAGTCGCGGCGATGTGAAGGCGGTCCAAATGCGAGGTTTGACCGGCCACACTCGATCCATCGAGGTCTCCAACGTCGCTTCTGGAGATGAAGCGCAGTGA
- a CDS encoding type II secretion system protein GspG, which yields MPRKLSHSSARRSGRRSAFTLLEVMLVLVIIAAIAGIAVVNIGGFQTRALTKAAKAQMDNYEVLLDSYKLEAFSYPQSLDALYEKPSDLADESKWFQQSKEPIKPDPWGHEYEYTSDGATYELKSMGPDGQSGTEDDIES from the coding sequence ATGCCACGCAAACTAAGTCACTCGTCAGCTCGACGCTCTGGCCGTCGCAGTGCCTTTACGTTGCTCGAAGTCATGCTGGTGTTGGTGATCATCGCTGCCATCGCAGGCATTGCAGTGGTCAATATCGGTGGTTTTCAAACTCGAGCGTTAACCAAGGCGGCCAAGGCGCAGATGGACAATTACGAAGTCCTGCTCGATTCCTACAAACTGGAAGCCTTCTCGTACCCACAGAGTCTCGATGCCCTGTATGAAAAACCATCCGACTTGGCAGATGAGAGCAAGTGGTTCCAACAATCCAAGGAACCGATCAAACCAGATCCTTGGGGTCATGAGTACGAATACACCTCCGACGGTGCCACCTATGAGTTGAAATCAATGGGCCCCGACGGACAAAGCGGTACCGAAGATGACATCGAAAGTTAG
- a CDS encoding type II secretion system F family protein: MPDYAYVARDMRGQRKTGVLTANSQRDVLSMLDGMSLMPVEITPAKGSGDARSKRVSGQVMANAYNQLASLLRSGVPLMRALTVMSSQASKPALKAVLVEIKSKVEEGEPLPVAMARFPRVFNDMAVNMVRAGTEGGFLEDALERVAAFTEQQEDMKGRAAGALAYPVFLGCVGTAVVTVLIIFFVPKFEPLFATLREKGQLPAATDMLLAFSAFLQNYWWLLIATICIGLFSAVSFLRTDKGKYWLDWAKIKFPLFGSIFLSLAVARFCRVLGTLLNNGVPILRSLEISRAAAGNRILSASIKKASENITAGEKLATPLAASGHFPNQVVEMISVAEESNSLDRVMIQISDSLERTTFRRMDMLVRLLEPMMLLLMAGVVFFIVLALMVPLLNSSGAV, from the coding sequence TGAGCATGTTGGATGGCATGTCGTTAATGCCGGTCGAGATCACGCCAGCCAAGGGATCCGGTGACGCGCGTTCCAAGCGGGTGAGCGGGCAAGTGATGGCCAATGCGTACAATCAGCTTGCCTCCCTGCTCCGCAGCGGTGTTCCGTTGATGCGGGCCCTCACGGTCATGAGCAGTCAGGCGAGTAAGCCGGCTCTCAAAGCGGTCTTGGTGGAAATCAAGTCCAAGGTCGAGGAGGGAGAACCGCTCCCAGTCGCCATGGCGCGTTTTCCTCGCGTGTTCAATGACATGGCAGTCAACATGGTGCGGGCTGGCACTGAAGGCGGCTTCCTCGAAGATGCCTTGGAACGAGTCGCCGCCTTTACCGAACAACAGGAAGACATGAAGGGGCGGGCCGCAGGCGCCTTGGCCTATCCCGTCTTTTTGGGATGCGTGGGAACGGCGGTGGTCACGGTCTTGATTATCTTTTTCGTCCCCAAGTTTGAGCCCCTTTTCGCAACCTTGCGCGAGAAGGGACAACTCCCCGCCGCAACCGACATGCTCCTGGCCTTTAGTGCGTTCCTGCAAAACTATTGGTGGTTGCTGATTGCCACCATCTGCATCGGCTTGTTTAGCGCCGTTAGCTTTTTGCGGACGGACAAGGGAAAGTATTGGTTGGATTGGGCGAAGATCAAGTTTCCGCTGTTTGGCTCGATCTTCCTGAGCTTGGCTGTCGCCCGCTTTTGCCGCGTCCTGGGCACCTTGTTGAACAACGGTGTCCCCATCTTGCGTTCGTTGGAAATTAGTCGGGCCGCAGCCGGAAATCGCATCCTGTCAGCCTCGATTAAAAAGGCCAGCGAGAATATCACCGCAGGAGAAAAACTAGCGACTCCCCTAGCTGCCTCAGGGCATTTTCCCAATCAAGTGGTGGAAATGATCTCGGTGGCGGAGGAATCCAATTCGCTCGATCGAGTTATGATACAAATATCCGACAGCCTGGAACGAACAACCTTCCGCAGGATGGACATGCTCGTCCGCTTGTTGGAGCCGATGATGTTGCTCCTCATGGCTGGCGTCGTGTTTTTTATTGTTTTGGCACTCATGGTGCCGCTACTTAACAGCTCCGGCGCGGTTTAA